In the genome of Saprospira sp. CCB-QB6, one region contains:
- a CDS encoding CHAT domain-containing protein, which yields MRPPHYFFTFLLFFCPLLLFGQDSAKYQAFENRFMEAYSNGQYDESIQIIDSALAELALYKEASLGWKDSLSWSFVGSKIVLQYNLGHYKEAQMALMKTKAQVQRLDQGKKGVHLAEWLGLRAKLYLAENNFEQTLSTQFEAKAIWEELKLEHSASYIALINNIAVVYVKLAQYAPAADFFRQSIALERKYNGTKGEPYARSLHNLMTTEMKAKRYAEAEQTANLILNIMEGLERKNAFYLEVLVKKGKILEEKKAYKEAEALYLKAMPLAKGNDVSKISVVMGLNYKMQQRYEEAENYYKQALAQSTGTFTTRIYFLLYLLYLEQEQYQKAEDCLEKYMTRIIAVFGKNSVKYAENLSFVAQLAIAKGELAAAEAAILEHFTLNSTETKSFSLDQLEEVEINYFLDLVELSRILFLAKDLESKRYEQTKNRQHLKRLYIIDSLYAESLAKQRESYNLEQDRLNSLKISSAAYQRQMNWAHLDQQAVAKLLAISEKDKSTLLLESQNERIAYSKKLLPEIEQEKQQAIKKRYSQLLKEYKLAKDKTPKDSLLALLNDQIWEMGEHKRHLFKQYPDYVDYKFGHKALNLSELQKTLGPNRAAIEYFLTDSSCFVFYLDTKELRYIEQKLNAETLGQSVMEYQRMLLSYKTILNGGEEVFVDYSQKAHQLYQLLLEPVLQEIPANIQQLLIIPDKELAYIPFETLLMQAAQKSDNYNSLPYLIKKYAVSYSFSLELWQHNQTTSFHQNNGQMLAMAAFYKEGDTISIDNKRSRLSPLKSAESEVRLLAKLFEGRFFYKKEASEERFTQEAKTYRFIHLAMHGMMHKEQPSLSGLAFTPYSDSLKDGFLQAIEIANLDLNADLVVLSACETGYGKFQQGNGTASLATAFIEAGVPALVVSLWQVDDAATAAIMQAFYQELEAGASKSAALRQAKLSYLANNKGPIAHPAFWSPFILMGNDKKLNLPPANPFLPFAIGGIMLSAGGAFFLRQKRKNRRKEKAA from the coding sequence ATGAGACCCCCACACTACTTTTTTACCTTCCTGTTATTCTTTTGCCCCCTTTTGTTATTTGGGCAAGATAGCGCTAAGTATCAGGCTTTTGAGAATCGCTTCATGGAAGCATACAGTAATGGCCAATATGATGAATCAATTCAAATTATAGATTCTGCTTTGGCAGAATTGGCGCTTTATAAGGAAGCCTCTTTAGGCTGGAAAGATAGTTTAAGTTGGAGTTTTGTGGGAAGCAAGATTGTGCTTCAATACAATTTGGGGCATTATAAAGAAGCCCAAATGGCTCTGATGAAAACTAAAGCACAAGTACAGCGCTTAGATCAGGGAAAAAAAGGAGTGCACTTGGCCGAATGGTTAGGCTTAAGGGCTAAGCTTTATCTAGCCGAAAATAATTTTGAACAGACTTTAAGTACGCAGTTTGAAGCCAAAGCCATTTGGGAGGAGCTAAAGTTAGAACACTCAGCTAGTTATATCGCCCTGATAAATAATATCGCAGTAGTTTATGTCAAATTAGCACAATATGCCCCTGCAGCAGACTTTTTTAGACAAAGCATTGCCCTAGAACGAAAATATAATGGGACAAAGGGAGAGCCCTACGCTCGATCTCTACATAATTTGATGACTACAGAAATGAAGGCTAAACGCTATGCCGAAGCGGAACAAACAGCTAACTTGATCCTAAATATCATGGAGGGATTAGAACGAAAAAATGCTTTCTATTTGGAGGTATTGGTGAAAAAAGGCAAAATCTTAGAAGAAAAGAAGGCCTATAAAGAAGCAGAAGCACTTTATTTGAAAGCTATGCCACTAGCCAAGGGGAATGATGTATCTAAAATCTCAGTAGTAATGGGGCTGAATTATAAGATGCAACAGCGATATGAAGAAGCCGAAAACTACTATAAACAAGCATTAGCTCAATCAACAGGAACATTCACTACTAGGATTTACTTTCTGTTATATCTTTTATACCTAGAACAAGAACAATATCAAAAAGCAGAAGACTGCTTGGAAAAGTATATGACACGGATTATTGCCGTCTTTGGAAAAAATAGCGTGAAGTATGCAGAAAACCTAAGCTTTGTAGCTCAGCTTGCTATAGCTAAAGGCGAATTAGCCGCTGCAGAGGCAGCTATACTAGAACACTTTACCCTAAATAGTACCGAAACAAAATCCTTTAGCTTAGACCAACTAGAAGAGGTCGAGATAAATTATTTTTTGGATTTAGTCGAACTCTCTAGAATCCTTTTTTTAGCTAAAGACTTAGAAAGCAAACGCTATGAGCAAACCAAAAATCGCCAACACCTCAAACGCCTTTATATTATAGATAGCCTATATGCCGAAAGCCTAGCCAAACAAAGAGAAAGCTATAACCTAGAACAAGATCGTCTTAACTCACTAAAAATAAGCTCGGCCGCTTACCAACGCCAAATGAATTGGGCACACCTAGACCAACAAGCTGTAGCTAAATTGTTGGCTATTTCAGAAAAGGATAAATCGACTCTGCTCCTAGAAAGCCAAAACGAACGCATAGCTTATAGTAAAAAACTACTGCCAGAAATAGAGCAAGAAAAACAACAGGCAATCAAAAAACGCTATAGCCAACTGCTCAAAGAATATAAATTAGCTAAGGATAAAACACCTAAAGATAGTCTACTCGCACTTCTCAATGACCAAATTTGGGAGATGGGAGAACACAAACGCCACTTATTTAAGCAGTATCCAGACTATGTAGATTATAAGTTTGGCCACAAAGCCCTAAACTTAAGCGAACTCCAAAAAACACTAGGCCCTAACCGAGCCGCTATCGAATATTTCTTAACCGATAGTAGTTGCTTTGTTTTTTACCTAGATACCAAAGAACTTCGCTACATAGAACAAAAACTAAATGCAGAGACCTTAGGACAAAGCGTTATGGAGTACCAACGAATGCTGCTTTCCTATAAAACTATCCTCAACGGTGGCGAAGAGGTTTTTGTAGACTATAGCCAAAAAGCTCACCAGCTATACCAACTTTTACTTGAGCCTGTCCTTCAAGAAATACCCGCCAATATCCAACAACTTCTGATTATCCCAGATAAAGAATTGGCTTATATCCCCTTCGAAACACTATTGATGCAGGCCGCCCAGAAAAGCGATAATTACAATAGCTTGCCCTACCTCATTAAAAAATACGCAGTCTCTTACTCTTTCTCTTTAGAGCTTTGGCAACATAACCAAACTACTTCTTTCCATCAAAATAATGGACAAATGCTAGCTATGGCCGCTTTTTATAAAGAAGGCGATACGATTAGCATTGATAACAAACGGAGCAGGCTCAGCCCACTCAAGTCGGCGGAATCAGAAGTACGCCTGCTCGCTAAACTTTTTGAGGGCCGTTTTTTTTATAAAAAAGAAGCTAGTGAAGAAAGGTTTACTCAAGAGGCTAAGACTTACCGCTTTATTCACCTCGCTATGCACGGCATGATGCATAAAGAACAACCTAGTCTCTCTGGCTTAGCCTTTACCCCCTATAGCGATAGCCTCAAAGATGGCTTTTTACAAGCAATCGAAATTGCTAACCTAGACCTAAATGCAGACCTAGTCGTTCTCTCTGCCTGCGAAACAGGCTACGGAAAATTCCAACAAGGAAATGGTACCGCCTCTTTAGCTACCGCCTTTATTGAAGCAGGCGTTCCCGCTCTAGTTGTTAGCCTCTGGCAAGTAGATGATGCCGCTACCGCCGCAATTATGCAAGCTTTTTATCAAGAACTAGAAGCCGGAGCCAGCAAAAGCGCCGCCCTGCGCCAAGCTAAACTGAGTTACCTAGCCAATAATAAAGGCCCTATAGCCCATCCCGCCTTTTGGTCGCCCTTTATCCTTATGGGCAACGATAAAAAACTCAATCTGCCCCCCGCTAACCCCTTTTTGCCCTTCGCTATTGGCGGAATTATGCTCTCCGCAGGAGGCGCTTTTTTCCTCCGCCAAAAAAGAAAGAACCGACGCAAAGAGAAAGCCGCCTAA
- a CDS encoding ABC transporter permease, whose product MAAVLLFFRLFFEACFLALQQLFGNKLRTLLSLLGITIGIWCVIMVFSAVDSLEYSIRKSFEQLGDDVVYVNTMPWGEDPRENYWKYMRRPEPSFRDFEAIQANCQTAGKTSFSVFIGGSNTESKLGEAAGVFYMGVTPDYKDIFGLEFEQGRYFTPNSFFRGQNEVIIGYEVYKMLFREGESALGRWIKSKGQKLKVVGVLQKEGKDLINPINFDNVAIIPYNTARKYINLGRSAMNRGRSSISVKAETDVDVEALKTELVGVLRASRRLPPKEEDNFALNTLSILSNFLSSIFGVINLAGLFIGGFAIIVGVFSVANIMFVSVKERTNLIGVKKALGAKRYMILMEFLIESILLCLFGGAIGLLFVYLAALAVTHFADFPIFLSTYNAVLGLSIAAFSGVIAGIIPAYSASKMEAVEAMRAGR is encoded by the coding sequence ATGGCTGCTGTACTCCTCTTTTTTCGCCTCTTTTTCGAGGCCTGCTTCCTAGCTCTCCAACAGCTTTTTGGCAATAAACTCCGTACCCTGCTCTCCCTACTCGGCATCACAATCGGGATCTGGTGCGTGATTATGGTCTTCTCCGCAGTCGACTCCCTAGAATATAGTATCCGCAAAAGCTTCGAACAATTAGGCGATGATGTGGTCTACGTAAATACTATGCCCTGGGGCGAAGACCCCAGAGAGAATTACTGGAAGTATATGCGCCGACCCGAACCCTCTTTCCGAGATTTTGAAGCGATCCAAGCCAATTGCCAAACCGCCGGCAAAACTTCTTTTAGCGTCTTTATCGGTGGCAGCAATACAGAATCTAAATTGGGCGAGGCCGCCGGGGTGTTCTATATGGGCGTGACCCCCGATTATAAAGATATCTTCGGCCTAGAGTTCGAACAAGGCCGATACTTTACCCCAAATAGCTTTTTTAGAGGCCAAAATGAAGTGATTATCGGCTATGAGGTCTATAAAATGCTCTTTAGAGAAGGCGAATCCGCCCTGGGCCGCTGGATTAAATCTAAAGGCCAAAAACTCAAAGTGGTGGGCGTCCTCCAAAAAGAAGGAAAGGACCTCATCAACCCCATTAATTTCGATAATGTCGCTATCATCCCCTACAATACCGCCCGCAAGTATATTAACCTAGGCCGCTCAGCCATGAACCGCGGCCGTAGCTCTATTTCCGTAAAAGCTGAAACAGACGTAGATGTAGAAGCACTCAAAACCGAATTGGTAGGGGTCCTCCGCGCTAGCCGCCGCCTTCCCCCAAAAGAAGAAGACAATTTTGCCCTCAATACGCTCTCTATTCTCTCCAATTTCCTCAGCAGCATTTTTGGCGTCATTAATCTAGCAGGCCTCTTTATCGGCGGCTTCGCCATTATCGTGGGCGTCTTTTCGGTAGCCAATATTATGTTCGTTTCCGTAAAAGAACGCACCAACCTAATCGGCGTGAAAAAAGCCCTAGGCGCCAAGCGCTATATGATCCTCATGGAGTTCCTAATCGAGTCTATTTTACTCTGCCTCTTTGGCGGCGCTATCGGCCTCCTCTTTGTCTACCTGGCCGCCCTAGCCGTTACCCATTTTGCCGATTTCCCCATCTTTTTATCTACTTATAATGCCGTACTCGGCCTCAGTATTGCCGCCTTTTCTGGCGTGATCGCAGGTATTATTCCCGCCTATTCTGCCTCTAAAATGGAGGCTGTAGAAGCCATGCGGGCCGGACGATAA
- a CDS encoding T9SS type A sorting domain-containing protein: protein MRSLLLFLALFTFCSVAKAQQADTAAWCPSGATWVYSVSAWGPDSYLKYTYEKDTLLLNQAVKKIAVSRVHYIGPNVGQGRSESQIGYEYEYMSNDRLYFYDSSSNSFILKFDFNAVQGDSLIVRNPRSTCDSLPNFPDQDTLYIDSLSQDTFNQLIFDRYHLSSGSFESFRFDPVIKYIGSFESFHPEVSETNCPLPIDGYIHKQLFFYQDSLRGRVVFSENYNDTLVESIISSIFRTESGISAAKEVRVFPNPAQDELWLDVALNGVLNLSIYNLAGQEVRHFQLHQNHFSIRDLPKGMYILHLRTDDQQFYPTKFVKQ, encoded by the coding sequence ATGAGGTCTTTATTACTTTTTCTTGCTCTTTTTACATTTTGCAGTGTTGCAAAGGCCCAGCAAGCAGATACTGCTGCTTGGTGCCCTTCTGGAGCAACTTGGGTATATTCTGTCTCGGCTTGGGGGCCAGATAGTTATCTAAAATATACTTATGAGAAGGATACGCTGCTTCTCAATCAGGCAGTTAAGAAAATAGCCGTTAGCCGTGTTCATTATATAGGGCCAAATGTTGGTCAGGGCAGATCGGAGAGCCAGATAGGCTATGAATATGAATATATGTCTAATGACCGTCTTTATTTTTATGACTCTAGTAGCAACAGCTTTATCCTCAAGTTTGATTTTAATGCCGTGCAGGGTGATTCTTTGATTGTTCGCAATCCGCGTTCAACTTGTGATAGCCTTCCCAACTTTCCGGACCAAGATACGCTCTATATAGACAGCCTCTCTCAGGATACTTTTAATCAGCTTATTTTTGATCGTTACCATCTAAGTTCTGGCAGCTTTGAGTCTTTCCGATTCGATCCGGTCATCAAATACATAGGTAGTTTTGAGAGTTTTCATCCTGAGGTCTCTGAAACAAATTGTCCTTTGCCCATTGATGGCTATATTCATAAACAGTTATTTTTCTATCAGGACAGTCTTCGTGGTCGAGTAGTCTTTAGCGAAAACTATAATGATACCCTTGTTGAAAGCATCATCAGCAGTATTTTCAGAACGGAGTCGGGAATTTCAGCAGCAAAAGAAGTGCGGGTATTTCCGAATCCTGCGCAGGATGAGCTTTGGCTAGATGTAGCGCTAAATGGCGTATTGAATCTTAGCATTTATAATTTGGCGGGGCAAGAAGTTCGTCATTTTCAGCTCCATCAAAACCACTTTTCTATTCGAGACTTGCCCAAGGGCATGTACATCTTACATTTGCGAACAGATGATCAACAGTTTTATCCAACTAAATTTGTGAAGCAATAG